The window CATCTATTGCAATCAGTTTTCATCTAATTACTTAAAGGGAACAAGTATTGATTTATAGTGAAAATCAGAAACACAATTAATAAGAAGATTCATAAGGTTGGCAGCACCATCGGCAATGGTGATTTCCCGCGAATCTTGAAGCGTTTGGCGGCTGCTCTCAACACTCTCTTCCAACCCTGCAAGATGCGATATGATTTTTAATTGATCTCTTATCTCAGTGAAATCGATCTTCTCATAAACTAAAATCCAAAGTAGCCTTACAAGTTTAGGAGAAGGGATCGGAGTGAACTCCAGGTTCTTCCCAATAGcactctgcttcttcttcttcttcttggagaGCTTTGCCTTCACTTTCCGAAGGGTCACTGGGGACCCAGACAGGAACTTCTTGCGGGCATGGAGGCAAAGGAGTGGCACAGGGGCGTGGTGGCCGCGGGGGAGCAGTGGCGACCAAATTCCGCTCTGGGAGTATTCGAAGTCGAAGGCAGAGTTGTCGGGGAACTTGCCAACGAGCTCGCGCGACATGGACGGCTCTAAGTACTCCACCGTGATCACGCGCTCCTTCACCATGTCACTCGGAAGCGGTGGTGGTGGCGGCGGCGGTTGTGGTGGAGAAGGCGAAGGAGACGAGGGGAACAAAGTAGAGGGAGGAGTGACCGTTGCTTGTTGGAATATGGAACAATTCGACCGTTGGGATTCGATATTCTTTCCATGGAACTTCAAACGTCTTCATACTTCATTCACGTGGAAACCACGTGGAATCTCATTTGCTGAACTCAATACAAAATTTAACTATTTTATTAAAACTTGTTTTTTATGCACATTTTGGAGCAAAATATAGtgtaacaaaatattatttttattaaaattccaCTGTTAGTTTTTAATACTCCAATTGATGGAAATGCATTCCAAACTATCCACACTAGTCCATTTTGTGCGTTGGATGAACTAAttgagttaagttaaatcaatCTAAAATGAATTAAATCGTTAAAAAGGTTATTCGAATTTAGCTTATAATTGAAactttaaatttggaattaatatttGTATGATGCAATCAAACACTATGATGGTACTATGTTTAAA is drawn from Zingiber officinale cultivar Zhangliang chromosome 1B, Zo_v1.1, whole genome shotgun sequence and contains these coding sequences:
- the LOC121971059 gene encoding uncharacterized protein LOC121971059, translated to MVKERVITVEYLEPSMSRELVGKFPDNSAFDFEYSQSGIWSPLLPRGHHAPVPLLCLHARKKFLSGSPVTLRKVKAKLSKKKKKKQSAIGKNLEFTPIPSPKLGWKRVLRAAAKRFKIRGKSPLPMVLPTL